The nucleotide window TGGGAGTGTGAGAGAGTTGGATCAGTGGCTGTGATGGGAATCTCAGAGGGGCTGGGTTTGGCTTCCAGTTGCTTGTCTCAGTATTATACAGAGAGCCAGCGTATTGGATTGGGTGTCTCCCTGGATCTTGACCAGTTCTTTTGACTTCAGATGATGCTCTAGCAGGATGCAGAGAGGTCTTTGTGGGGCACAGGGCAGCAGCCAACATTACAGGTGGTGGTGTGACAAAAAGGGCTTCAGTCCTGAGCCTACATTCTGGAAGTGCCAGATGAACCCAAAGCAATGGCTATCTTTTCAGTATCTGGGAGCTCCTTCGCCAACAGGAACTGGTTCAGAAAAGAAGTATTGCCATAAATGACTTTTTCTGTCTTTTCCCGGAGAGGGTCCAGCAGCATTCTTCATTTGCTTAATCAAACATATCAAGTCCTACATGTGTTTTCATGCCTGCTACATTTTGCTGACTAAACTCTGCAGGCTGACGTCTGTTATGAGCTCTGCAGAAGGTATAAACCGCTTGCCATTTGCCCCATGTAATCAGTTGGCACAATTATTCAAAGTTCTGTTAAACCATTCATTGTCCTGATTGCCACAGATACCTTAGGGAGAGAAGTTTAGATTAATTCGGAGCCTCCTGTTCCTTTAagatgacatttttaaaagaaaagggaaCAAGGGAGAAGGAAAAAGGATTCACACCCAACTGTAGttaaaagtggtggtggtggagagtgccttcaagtgattctgcacacagcagataatgcactttcaatcttctttatagatcatttggaacggatctttttgtgtgcggaacaaaaaatccacctcaaacgattgataaagtgcattgaaagtgcattatccaatgtgtgcggaatcatacatagctgacttacggcaacacCTGGtggcgttttcaaggcaagacgctaacagaggtggtttgccagtgcctgcctctgcaactctggtcttcactggaggatgcccatccaattgctaaccaaggctgaccctgcttagcttctgagtctAGATCAGGCTTATATGGGATATCCAAGTCCAGGCAGTTAAAAGTATTTTTAAGGGGCATAGTTTGAGGTAGCTATTCAGGAGCAAGTGGCCTACACAATTACACTGTAAACATCCTTCTGTATTCATGGGCTACTCAGCATGGCTTAATGACCAAGTATCCAAACCTCAGCTGGAACCAGAGCCTCCTTGCCTTAATCAGATGCTCTGTGACAATTCACTGGACCTATGTAATTAATCGTACAGGTTACTTTGGTTCCCGGCATCTTGTTACACCTTCTCTGAAATGCTGTTcagttgcagcagctgcactgccaTTCGCCACCATCACAAGATGCCGCAGATTCGGATCCCATCTCCCTTTTACAGGTGACAAGTAGTCGGGATTTGAGAGAGACCATTCTGGGCCTGAGACCTCAGAGAGTTGCTGTCACTCAGAAAAGACAGTGCCGAGAGAGTGACTCAACAGGCTGGCTGTGCAGAAGGCGGCTGTGTAGGTCAGTACATGAATGGCCGCAGTCTCTTTAAAGAACACAGTGACACACATTCTCTCCTTCTGCCCAGAGCCTCAAGCCTTCCTCCAATAAATGGCTTTTCCACTGGAGAAAGAGCcacaagttggaggaaggctttacACTTCGCTGAGTGGTGTTGTCTTTAGCATTGTTACCGCAAATCTTGATGGAGCATGGGCTGCTATTTCTTGTGAGAGCATTTTGAGTCTTCAAAAATGACAggtttttcttatttttaatttttttcatgtaAAAACATCAGTATTTAATCACGGCGAAGCTCTGCTCCTGGAGTTCTTACCTCCTCTACTGTTCTGAGTAAGTCCCTACTCCTCCCAGAAGTGCAAATGAAAGACTAGCAAAGTGCTGCTGGCCTCTGAAAAGGGTCCACTGTCCTCACAGCTTAGCTGTGTTCAGGCTTGAGACAAGAAGGTGTGACGGAAGCAGAAAGTGCGGTATGAAATCAAGTCAGTTTTCCAGGTAAAGTCCAAGTGAGAAAAACAGTCGATTTAGAAAATGTAGAAAGGCCTCCTTGCTTAACCGCTGAAGGAAAACGGGAAACAGCTCCTGCTGTCCTCTTCGTTGTCTGGCTTGCCATCAGAATAAGGCACACGGCCTCGATTTCTTCTGACGCTTGTTTTTTTTCATAGCATTCAGTGCAATGTTTGCTGCTTCTCTAAAAACGTCCTCAATGTTTTCACGGTACTTGGCTGAGCACTCCAGGTAAGCATCTGCATTCATCTGCCGACGAGCTTCTTCACCCTGGAGGAGGAGATCAACAGGCACTTTACGGAACGGGGCCAGGCCCAAGGCAGCCAACCAAGTCAAAACAAGGAGCATTTAGGGACTTAAACTTTGAGCTTTATGTACATAAAGGTACACTGGGTGCTCATGTATTCTCTTTAGCAGCTTTGCAAACATGTATGCTTGGTTTTCTTAAGAGCTTGATTCCTTGGTGCTGCACCTGTCAGGTCTACATATAAAGCATAAAGCCCTGTGTTTTTATAGAACGCAGTTTGTCGAGAAGAAGAATTGAGTCCTTTGCACAGGGCTAAAAAGCGACAGTGGTAGAACATGCGCTTGGCATGCAGCCTTTGTCATTCAAAGCAGATAACACCAGACAGGATGAATCAATGGTCTGgtttaatcagggctcatttcgaggggcaacgcacaggaacgcagttccagcaattccccaaagaggtcacgtcaggtggccccgcccacctgacttggccattttgggcccgtttcagcctggattggggccaaaacagcccagatcgggcctctgacgggtggtggatcactctcccgctcatcagtggctcgatcttgaccattttgggccccttttcagccattttcagcccctttttgccattttgggcccaatttcagccctgaatggccaggattgggtccaaaacagccaggataggtgatgtcgggtgtgtggcatgtgcaaatcagttatgctaatgacacatttccggtgatggcaagaggcgtgacatatgctaatgagttatgctaatgagttcctccagctctttttctatgaaatgacccctgggtttaATATAATGCAACCTTCATGTATTCACTGGATCATATTtggaaggaggcttcactggTTAACATAGGCCCCACAATTCTTAATCGATTTAGCTTCACAAAGCTAAAAGCACTGGAAGGCCAGAGACTGAAGCATATAAGATGACCAAAAATCCATCTGGTCTGGATCCTGTGCAGTGCTAGCAGAGCTTTTCCACCTAAATGTCGCACACCACCCAATACACAAACACCCTGCTGCAGCCATCTTTGCCTTTATGAATTAATGCACCTCCAGGAACGCCGTGGTGGTCAGAGGAGGGAATCTGTGCAAACTGCCATTCTGCAAACAGAAGGGGAGGTTGGCTCCATTCCCCATTTGccccagtggccaaccagatgcccccagAAGGCCTCCAAACAAGTATGGGGACCAAAGCCTCCCTATGGGTATTACTCTTTAGAAATATGTTGTCTTTGAGCACAGCGCCTCCCATTAGCCTTCATGGCTAATAGCTCATATCCTCCATGTATGTGCCAATTCAGTCCTATGGGGCAACAATTGCTGAAAAAAAATTAGTAGGAGAACCATGGAGTGGGGGTGAGTCAAACCTAGTATCTGCTTATTTTAATTCAAGCCCTTGACTGTACCACTGTtaagacatgaagctgccttagactacATCCTTCCACGCATGGAAAGGTTCTTATTCATACACTGGTTGAGTATTCCATTGTATTTACCTGGTTGTAAGTAATTGGCTCCTGCTGAGATGAGCGGAGTTTCCGTAGCTGTTCCTTGTCTTTTCGGAGATCTGTTTTGCAGCCAACCAGTACTATAGGGATTCCCTGGCAGAAATGGTTCACCTCATGAGACCACTGGCAGAGAGAAATTAAAGTGTCAAGTTTCATTAGAAGCAACAAACAGACTGACATATGTTTTGAAGCCAGTAAGGCttttggggggagcaggggggtgaATGCAAATGATCGAAGGCATAATAAGCATTTTGGAAGGCTAGATGGTGAAATCAGATTTTAAGCATTCCTGTACATAACAGTGTCGACCCACCATATATTTTGTCCTAACTAAAACAgtgattggggggtggggtggggaaggctTAAACAGCATATCTGAATTTTATCTTCAGTCTCCAGCTGATTGTTGGAAAACAAGCCAGGAGGAAGAAGCCTTCTGTGCTTGCCTTTAGGTgatctgggtttttattctgaagccccatttttatgctgttttttggAATCGGCATGGTCAGTCCTTACTGCTGGGCGGCTTTATAAAGGCCCTATAAGTAACTAGTTTTTATCTCCATGTTCCAGAGGAAATGAATATCTATAAAATCCTCCCCAAGTTTGAGGAAATGGAAATGAATGACTTTCTTCAGAACCGTCTCATGTATATGCTTCCAAGATGCAAGCCCTCTATGAAGATCTCTTACCTTAATTAGCACATTATCAAAGCTAGTAGGATTCATGACATCATAGCAAACTAAGACCACACTGGTGTTCTGGTAAGAAAGTGGCCGTAGCCGATCATAATCCTCCTGCCCTGGAACAAAAAGGAGAAAGCTTTTATTTGAATATAGTTTACGTCCAATGGCTTTAGGCAATAGCAAGAGATCCTCTGAAGTGGAGAAGGTGAAATGACGCTCGTGCTCCCCTGTGTCTGTGTTCAGATTTGAACACTAGCAAGCACTAACTGTAATCTTAAGCCATTTTAACTGTCATGACTTCCCCCTGAGTACCATTTGACAAGAAAAGACCCCCTCGAAAAGACAATTCtgtggaaaagttgaaggcaatagGGGAAAAGGTacacccaacatgagatggattgactcagtccatggccttcagtttgcaagatctgagcaaggctctTAATGAGAGGGcattttggagggctttcattcataaAGTCATCGTAAACCAGAAGAGACTTGATGACACATACTACACATCAGGGTGCAGGAGATTAGTTTTTGGAGATCCCAAAGAACCAGTCAATCTGGAACAGTGATCAGACTGTTGAACTAGGGaggcctaggttcaaatccccccactccacccccccccacacactgtcaTGAAAACCACTCAGTGACCATTCAGCATGCTGTCCTTAGCTGCTTGGAGGAAAGGCTGGAAGAAGATGGATAGAGAGATGGATCTCTGCTGTTTTCAGGGCTCCTGAAGGGAAATCATGACTAGTAAACCCTGCTTTccttctccaatggggacccaaaacgtCTTacattttcctctccattttatccttacaacaaccctgtgaggtaggtgagatgAAGAGAGTGCACCAGCTACATTTTGAATCAAAACAGTGAAAGATGCTTTGACAGGTTCGTCACTGTCTTGCCGTGAAGTTCTGAACTTCTCTCACAGTATGTGCCTTTTTGCTCGGTACTTATGGGTCATAAAATGCAGGCTGCCATCATTAGATGgcaaaaaacttttttttgtgtgtggaaaacTCACCTGCCTGATGGCAGTTCTTAACCTCCAAAGGTGAACAGCTGCTTACAAGGCTACCTGAGACTTCAAAGAAGCCTCTCTGCAGACTTCCAAGAGACAATCTAACATCAACGAAACTAGCAGTAAGGGTTTCCTTCTACATCTCTTTAGGGTCTGTATGCAGTTCCTGCTTCTTCTTGTCCCTTCCTTGATTTTCTGGAAGGGGGTTTATAGCACCAAAAGCCATGCAACGCCAAGCTTTATGCTAATATCCAACTCCTACAACTCATGGATTCACAAATGCGTCCAGCACTGAATGGGCACCGGCTGGCTTGTTTTCTTCTTGGTTTCAGCTTTGACATGTTTGTTGCACCATGTCGTACTAGCTTATTCAGCAGGAAAGCGTTTTGCAACGTACAAAGGTCAAGCTATGTACGTGTGTAATCTGTGACGACATGACTCCAAAACATTACTTCTCTAGGGAggggtaaataatatcacctttTTTCATATCACCCCGCACTTAATTCAGTGATTGGCCAAAATCACAAAAGCAGGCCTAAGGCTTCGCCTCCATCCACTTGATCTGCTGCCATTGTGTCTTGGCTCTGAGAGCTGGTGTGGAACTCTTTAGGTAAGCTGAGGCAAGCCGCTCTCTCTGAGCCTCGGCTCCTTCCCTCGCACCCATGACAATGCACTCCAGAACTACAGGGCTGCTACAAAGGATCACTGATGCTTCTCAGGACTCAGATCGGCAGTGACCATACCTGCTCTCTGCAAGCCTCCTGTGTGCATCCTAGGCTGAGCCCCGGCAGATGACTGCATCAGGTGGGTCAAAACAGGCTGTGTCTACAGCAACGCACACTGCTGCATTAAGGCCTCCACCCACACAACAGAGACGAGATGAGGCTAGGGAGGGAGAAGGCTTGACAGGAGGGGGCAAGCGGCTCTACCTACTGTGCCCCTCCAGTGGAGGCAAAACAGCCTGGATGACGAGGGCCAGTTTGGTATCGTGagtaagagcaacaggactccaatctggagaggcgggtttgattccccactcctccacttaaagccagctgggtgatcttgggtcagtcacagcttctcagagctctctcagccccacccacctcacagggtgattgtcgtgaggataataataacactttgtaaaccgctctgagagggcatgaagttgtcctgaagggcagtatataaatcaaatgttattaatgttattagtgATACGTAAAGTGacaagaaccagaggagttagccgtgttagtctgtagttgcaaaatagtaaagagtccagtagcacctttaagactaatcagctttattgtcgcataagcttttgagaaccacagctctcttcgtcagatgcatggagggtatgaagaaactggccagagatatataggtggggaggggaggggggagagggtgcagggagtaaaggtcatgtaaatgtaagtcagttgcaaaagtcatgaaagaggtggcgtgcgcaatccaggctgggtgggaCCCCTTCCCTCCACTGCTGAATCCGAATGGAAAGCCTGAAgacagttacttctggtaatgagataaccatcccaAGTCTCTATTCAGACTTATAAAGTGACAAGTTATTGTTGATAGGAAATAAGATTGGCCCAGAGGGCAGTTAACTAGTCAAATACAGTCACCTGTTGTGACAAATATTTCCTGATGTCACTGTAGAGGTGGCAGcttaccatttaaaaaaaattaatagttgTCACTGGTTTAGCAAGGGCGAGAACGAGGGTTGCTTGCCCCGCTCCCCAGCCAAGTGCTGCAGTGGTCTTGGGACACACCAGTACCAGAGCAAAGTCTCTCTTCCTGGCCACTCACTATAACTGGTCTATTGTTGACTTCCCCTCTCACCCCACACTTTATTTCAGGTCTTATGAATATCTGAAAAACACGTGATCATGATTTGACTTATCAGTGGACCAAATTTCTTAGTGCTGGTCAAATGCCAAATTCTAAAAGTACAGCTTCTGAAGCTTCCTCTCTTCACACGCTTGAATCAGTTTAGTTGAGACATAAATCCTACTCCTTACATCACCAGTTGTTAAATGTTCTGCTTCCAGAGAACTCTTTCTACATGGGCTCTTCTGAGAAATCTCAGAATGTCGCAGGTGAATGTAGGGCATT belongs to Eublepharis macularius isolate TG4126 chromosome 13, MPM_Emac_v1.0, whole genome shotgun sequence and includes:
- the RHOF gene encoding rho-related GTP-binding protein RhoF isoform X2 → MFPSPRNYLVEGGAPPVSLQFVNFTISKEYAPSVFEKYTCSIAVGKKEVILHLYDTAGQEDYDRLRPLSYQNTSVVLVCYDVMNPTSFDNVLIKWSHEVNHFCQGIPIVLVGCKTDLRKDKEQLRKLRSSQQEPITYNQGEEARRQMNADAYLECSAKYRENIEDVFREAANIALNAMKKNKRQKKSRPCALF
- the RHOF gene encoding rho-related GTP-binding protein RhoF isoform X1 — encoded protein: MAVANGSVPAPEEEAGPAAAAAAAAAPPAASSEGKKRREELKVVVVGDGGCGKTSLLLVYAKGAFPEEYAPSVFEKYTCSIAVGKKEVILHLYDTAGQEDYDRLRPLSYQNTSVVLVCYDVMNPTSFDNVLIKWSHEVNHFCQGIPIVLVGCKTDLRKDKEQLRKLRSSQQEPITYNQGEEARRQMNADAYLECSAKYRENIEDVFREAANIALNAMKKNKRQKKSRPCALF